A section of the Gloeobacter violaceus PCC 7421 genome encodes:
- a CDS encoding ArsR/SmtB family transcription factor: MKPSSDGAIAEVAGYFRVLAEPTRLKILAALRGGPMSVGQVVEATAGTQANVSKHLQILLDAGMVSRRAQGTSAIYTIIDPLIFALCEQVCDTLAERLEAQAAERASRLRSAVR; the protein is encoded by the coding sequence ATGAAACCGTCGAGCGATGGGGCAATCGCGGAGGTGGCGGGTTATTTTCGGGTGCTTGCTGAGCCCACGCGGCTAAAAATTCTGGCGGCGCTGCGCGGCGGACCGATGAGTGTCGGCCAGGTGGTCGAGGCGACGGCCGGCACCCAGGCCAATGTCTCCAAGCACCTGCAGATTCTGTTGGACGCCGGTATGGTCAGCCGCCGGGCGCAGGGGACAAGCGCCATCTACACGATCATCGATCCCTTGATTTTTGCTCTGTGCGAACAAGTCTGCGACACCCTGGCCGAGCGCCTGGAGGCGCAGGCTGCGGAGCGCGCTTCGCGGTTGCGCTCCGCAGTCCGCTAA